The following are encoded together in the Candidatus Binatia bacterium genome:
- a CDS encoding ABC transporter ATP-binding protein has translation MIEFRKLKKTYGPLTAVDELELTIEEGCVFGFIGRNGAGKTTTIRMMMGLLEPSAGTVLLGGHDIRREPERAKAITGYLPDHPYLYDKLTGYEFLRFVGGLYGVPERERDLRAEKLLEDFALTERAGELVETYSHGMKQRLALAAALLHRPRILVLDEPMVGLDPQGALDFRRLLAKLAAEGATIFLSTHSLTVAEELCDRIGVLDRGRLVALGNLAELRERAASMPAAHRLRDMNGGATLEMVFLQLIGATEGSW, from the coding sequence GTGATCGAGTTCCGCAAGCTGAAGAAGACCTACGGGCCGTTGACGGCGGTCGACGAGCTCGAGCTGACGATCGAAGAGGGCTGCGTGTTCGGCTTCATCGGCCGCAACGGCGCCGGCAAGACGACCACGATCCGCATGATGATGGGGCTCCTCGAGCCGAGCGCGGGCACGGTGCTGCTCGGCGGCCACGACATCCGCCGCGAGCCCGAGCGCGCGAAGGCGATCACCGGCTACCTGCCCGACCATCCGTACCTCTACGACAAGCTCACCGGCTACGAGTTCCTGCGCTTCGTGGGCGGGCTCTACGGCGTGCCCGAGCGCGAGCGCGACCTTCGCGCAGAGAAGCTGCTCGAGGACTTCGCGCTCACCGAGCGCGCGGGCGAGCTCGTCGAGACGTACTCGCACGGCATGAAGCAGCGCCTCGCGCTCGCCGCGGCCCTCTTGCACCGTCCGCGCATTCTGGTGCTCGACGAGCCGATGGTCGGCCTCGACCCGCAGGGCGCGCTCGATTTCCGTCGCCTGCTCGCGAAGCTCGCCGCCGAGGGCGCGACGATCTTTCTCTCGACCCACAGCTTGACGGTCGCCGAAGAGCTCTGCGACCGGATCGGCGTGCTCGACCGCGGGCGGCTGGTCGCGCTCGGCAACCTCGCCGAGCTGCGCGAGCGCGCGGCGTCGATGCCGGCCGCGCACCGGCTGCGCGACATGAACGGCGGCGCGACGCTCGAGATGGTGTTCCTGCAGCTGATCGGCGCGACCGAGGGCTCGTGGTGA
- a CDS encoding transglutaminase domain-containing protein — translation MKHLVTVAVVVVWVGMVAWLVHKQAPQQTASLAPLAALPDGASLEREEWFSVFQGGQKIGYSHRVVARTDGGWALGEDSSFKLAMLGTLQHLQTTMAAETDDAFALRSFRFGLISPAASFAASGTVEDDVLKVRYGPTGSESSLEVPLAEPIHLPSTLRPRLVRANAPDGTSFTASVFSPLTMRNEPITLVVEGRETLRGPDGPVEALRISEKHQGIAARAWLAPDGSVLREEATLGFTLERAASRDDALSGIDADAPIDLVVKTRIPTQGRIADPREADFLVLRMKGNAAKLVPDDPPRQRVEADLLRITRESVPSAMAPGLPPAGSDQIEIAAYTDPSPFVESDDPAIVSLARNIVGDETEPVAAARKLVDWVHENVAKEPSLTVPSAREVAKVLRGDCNEHAVLLTALARAIGIPARVVAGAVYSPFGVGGEPDQDGFYYHAWSELWLGGWVSADAVFGQLPADATHVKLLEGGPERHLALAEVIGQLELAAEGSRS, via the coding sequence GTGAAGCATCTGGTGACCGTCGCCGTCGTCGTCGTGTGGGTCGGGATGGTCGCCTGGCTGGTGCACAAGCAAGCGCCGCAGCAGACGGCATCGCTCGCCCCGCTCGCCGCGCTGCCCGACGGCGCGAGCCTCGAGCGCGAGGAGTGGTTCAGCGTCTTCCAGGGCGGGCAGAAGATCGGCTACTCGCACCGCGTCGTCGCGCGCACCGACGGCGGCTGGGCGCTCGGCGAGGACTCGAGCTTCAAGCTCGCGATGCTCGGCACGCTGCAGCACCTGCAGACGACGATGGCCGCGGAGACCGACGACGCGTTCGCGCTGCGCAGCTTTCGCTTCGGTCTGATCTCGCCGGCCGCGAGCTTCGCTGCGAGCGGCACGGTCGAGGACGACGTCCTCAAGGTGCGCTACGGCCCGACGGGCAGCGAGAGCTCGCTCGAGGTGCCGCTCGCCGAGCCGATCCACCTGCCGAGCACGCTGCGGCCGCGCCTCGTGCGCGCCAACGCACCCGACGGCACGAGCTTCACCGCGTCGGTGTTCAGCCCGCTGACCATGCGCAACGAGCCGATCACGCTCGTCGTCGAGGGACGCGAGACGCTGCGCGGACCCGACGGTCCGGTCGAGGCGCTGCGCATCAGCGAGAAGCACCAGGGGATCGCGGCGCGCGCCTGGCTCGCGCCGGACGGCTCGGTGCTGCGCGAGGAGGCGACGCTCGGCTTCACGCTCGAGCGCGCGGCGTCGCGTGACGACGCGCTCTCCGGCATCGACGCCGATGCGCCGATCGACCTCGTCGTCAAGACACGGATTCCGACGCAGGGACGGATCGCGGATCCGCGCGAGGCGGACTTTCTCGTGCTGCGCATGAAGGGCAACGCCGCGAAGCTCGTCCCCGACGATCCGCCGCGCCAGCGCGTCGAGGCCGACCTGCTGCGCATCACGCGCGAGAGCGTGCCGAGCGCGATGGCGCCCGGGCTACCGCCCGCAGGATCGGACCAGATCGAGATCGCCGCGTACACCGATCCGTCGCCGTTCGTCGAATCCGACGACCCGGCGATCGTCAGCCTCGCGCGCAACATCGTCGGCGACGAGACGGAGCCGGTCGCCGCGGCGAGAAAGCTCGTCGACTGGGTACACGAGAACGTCGCCAAGGAGCCGAGCCTGACCGTGCCGAGCGCGCGCGAGGTCGCGAAGGTGCTGCGCGGCGACTGCAACGAGCACGCCGTGCTCTTGACGGCGCTCGCGCGCGCGATCGGCATTCCGGCGCGCGTCGTCGCCGGCGCGGTCTACAGCCCGTTCGGCGTGGGCGGCGAGCCGGACCAGGACGGGTTCTACTATCACGCGTGGAGCGAGCTCTGGCTCGGCGGCTGGGTGAGCGCCGACGCGGTGTTCGGGCAGCTGCCGGCCGACGCGACGCACGTCAAGCTGCTGGAAGGGGGACCCGAGCGCCACCTCGCGCTCGCCGAGGTGATCGGGCAGCTGGAGCTCGCGGCGGAGGGGAGCAGGTCGTGA
- a CDS encoding glycosyltransferase family 2 protein: protein MSAPLISILLPAYDAAGTLPACLRSIARQTEQRWECVIADDGSRDATLALAREAAARDPRFRVLSFPHRGLVATLNDALPHCRGKFVARMDADDVMHRERLAAQLAALERAPRLAAVGCHVRVFPRSALGPGLRAYERWLNSLTSAAQVRADALVESPVAHPTLFVRSEVLRAFGYRDLGWPEDYDLVLRLLAAGHEVGVVPRRLVCWREHGRRLTHTADAYRIERFTLLKASFLASSFLADVDTYVLWGYGHTGRALRRALLAHGKRPSHVVELHPGRLGQTIHGAPVVPPDALPALAPRRIVASVAGAEARGQIREALRGWGFRELVDFVCAA, encoded by the coding sequence GTGTCCGCACCGCTGATCTCGATCCTGCTGCCGGCCTACGACGCCGCAGGCACCCTGCCCGCGTGCCTGCGCAGCATCGCGCGGCAGACCGAGCAGCGCTGGGAGTGCGTGATCGCGGACGACGGCTCGCGCGACGCGACGCTCGCGCTGGCGCGCGAGGCAGCGGCGCGCGACCCGCGCTTTCGCGTGCTGTCGTTCCCGCACCGCGGTCTGGTCGCGACGCTGAACGACGCCCTCCCGCACTGCCGAGGAAAGTTCGTCGCGCGCATGGACGCGGACGACGTCATGCACCGCGAGCGTCTCGCGGCACAGCTCGCGGCGCTCGAGCGCGCGCCTCGGCTCGCCGCGGTCGGCTGTCACGTACGAGTCTTTCCGCGCAGCGCGCTCGGGCCCGGGCTGCGGGCGTACGAGCGCTGGCTCAACTCGCTCACGAGCGCCGCGCAGGTGCGCGCCGACGCGCTCGTCGAGTCGCCGGTCGCGCACCCGACGCTCTTCGTCCGCAGCGAGGTGCTGCGCGCGTTCGGCTACCGCGACCTCGGCTGGCCGGAGGACTACGACCTCGTGCTGCGGCTCCTCGCCGCGGGGCACGAGGTCGGCGTGGTGCCGCGTCGTCTGGTCTGCTGGCGCGAGCACGGTCGACGCTTGACGCACACCGCCGACGCCTACCGCATCGAGCGCTTCACGCTGCTCAAGGCGAGCTTCCTCGCCTCGAGCTTCCTCGCCGACGTCGACACCTACGTCCTCTGGGGCTACGGCCACACCGGCCGTGCGCTGCGCCGCGCGCTGCTCGCGCACGGCAAGCGGCCGTCGCACGTCGTCGAGCTGCACCCCGGGCGGCTCGGCCAGACGATCCACGGCGCGCCGGTCGTCCCGCCCGACGCGCTGCCCGCGCTCGCGCCGCGCCGGATCGTCGCCTCGGTCGCGGGCGCCGAGGCGCGCGGGCAGATCCGCGAGGCGCTGCGCGGCTGGGGCTTTCGCGAGCTCGTCGACTTCGTGTGCGCGGCGTGA
- a CDS encoding VOC family protein — MSLRQVLRFDAVRVASDDPSGAARAYAQLLGVAPRNTADGVSRFALTRGAVEIVAGAPGALALRFAIARPDEQALAAARRVRFHGLDVATDAPLPPGADPDAYAELPADAPPGVLAIDHVVVNTPDAERALALWRDTLRLRLALDREFPGRGLRMLFFRTAGVTLEVVSPLGARADGDDTLHGIAYRVAGLDAWRERLLADGFDVSEVRDGNKPGTRVATVRSQTAGVPTLLIEALPSTGGAR, encoded by the coding sequence ATGTCGCTGCGCCAGGTCCTTCGTTTCGACGCCGTGCGGGTCGCGAGCGACGACCCGTCGGGCGCCGCGCGCGCGTACGCGCAGCTGCTCGGCGTCGCACCCCGGAACACGGCCGACGGCGTAAGCCGCTTCGCGCTCACCCGCGGCGCGGTCGAGATCGTCGCCGGCGCGCCGGGCGCGCTGGCGCTGCGCTTCGCGATCGCGCGCCCCGACGAGCAGGCGCTCGCCGCCGCGCGCCGCGTCCGCTTCCACGGCCTCGACGTCGCGACCGACGCGCCGCTCCCGCCCGGCGCCGATCCCGACGCCTACGCCGAGCTCCCCGCGGACGCGCCGCCCGGCGTGCTCGCGATCGACCACGTCGTGGTCAACACGCCCGACGCCGAGCGCGCGCTCGCGCTGTGGCGCGATACGCTGCGCCTGCGCCTGGCGCTCGACCGCGAGTTCCCTGGACGCGGGCTGCGCATGCTGTTCTTCCGCACGGCGGGCGTGACGCTCGAGGTGGTGAGCCCGCTCGGCGCGCGCGCGGACGGCGACGACACGCTGCACGGGATCGCCTACCGCGTCGCCGGCCTCGACGCGTGGCGCGAGCGGCTGCTCGCCGACGGCTTCGACGTGAGCGAGGTGCGCGACGGCAACAAGCCCGGCACGCGCGTCGCGACCGTTCGCTCGCAGACCGCAGGCGTACCGACCTTGCTCATCGAGGCGCTGCCGTCCACCGGCGGCGCACGCTGA
- a CDS encoding enoyl-CoA hydratase-related protein → MTYETLKIDREGHLTWLTLNRPDALNSMNAKLIEEVSEFFRTLIDDRETRVVVMRGAGRAFCAGLDLKEHSSGGGAGGGSGSIWGGLRGQRRVSEIVMLMRRAPQPIIAAVHGPACGGGFAMALAADVRIAGESARMNAAFIRLGLSACDVGVSYFLPRIVGATVAAELLLTGDFIDAARAERTGLVSRVVPDDQLEAAARELAQRMLRNSPLGLKLTKECLKHALDAGSLEQVIAMEDRNQILAAQSPDFREGVMAFLEKREARFKDA, encoded by the coding sequence ATGACGTACGAGACGCTGAAGATCGACCGCGAGGGCCACCTCACGTGGCTGACGCTGAACCGTCCCGACGCGCTCAACAGCATGAACGCGAAGCTGATCGAGGAGGTCAGCGAGTTCTTCCGCACCCTGATCGACGACCGCGAGACCCGCGTCGTCGTGATGCGCGGCGCGGGCCGCGCGTTCTGCGCCGGGCTCGACCTGAAGGAGCACTCCTCGGGCGGAGGCGCGGGTGGCGGCTCGGGCTCGATCTGGGGCGGGCTCCGCGGCCAGCGTCGCGTGAGCGAGATCGTCATGCTGATGCGGCGCGCGCCGCAGCCGATCATCGCCGCGGTGCACGGACCCGCGTGCGGCGGCGGCTTCGCGATGGCGCTCGCGGCCGACGTGCGCATCGCCGGCGAGTCGGCGCGGATGAACGCCGCGTTCATCCGTCTGGGACTGTCGGCCTGCGACGTCGGCGTGAGCTACTTCCTGCCGCGCATCGTCGGCGCGACGGTCGCCGCCGAGCTGCTCTTGACGGGCGACTTCATCGACGCCGCGCGCGCCGAGCGCACAGGTCTCGTGTCGCGTGTCGTCCCCGACGACCAGCTCGAGGCCGCCGCGCGCGAGCTCGCGCAGCGCATGCTGCGCAACTCGCCGCTCGGCCTGAAGCTCACCAAGGAGTGCCTCAAGCACGCGCTCGACGCCGGCAGCCTCGAGCAGGTGATCGCGATGGAGGACCGCAACCAGATCCTCGCCGCGCAGTCGCCGGACTTCCGCGAGGGCGTGATGGCGTTCCTCGAGAAGCGCGAGGCGCGCTTCAAGGACGCGTGA
- a CDS encoding FUSC family protein, producing the protein MSEPAARRPSLLTFLRAELPPDPERWREALVVGLACTVALGASATLQLMSFAAPVFALLALQRSTVCTWSNFVRRAALCIVAGVVAISIGGLLVQIPWLLLPIFFLAIALLTYGVPMTRQPLEAASIAFPLIGACFTGTYDPASITTSTGTLVCAELIGVFVATAFAQASRQLSARRRLGASLAASYERSRARLAQSLERYLAAAPPPTGEAQVDSAFGMHVQLLDLARQEGLSAATDRLFATLTTAAERVATYVGAVDTLSREDVGRRCRALLEPELRPLAAAIDAALVRFIAAAHHMSEHDAIDERAAAVPWPDLDGLVATLRARQLELRREGAFAGVDVAEGMNVNAVVQSLVQLADVLHTPPGELHRFAVEEQIEEPPTWPWSLLPIDRFALRFALQVALGATIAFVVGVASHVPELSTLLWNPVLVAQSSYGATIRKAWLRLLGVIVGGALAIVTIVAVLANSNDVAVWLAIVLLVTTCFQHAVLARPTYWYGPLQALVTYFFVLVGIGPELHVEAPLWRAFGTFVGTAILFTVFRLIAPDYAGRQLVARLADLLRMTLVYLPKPGVPLAPLDELIAARLAVGRHADDLLRLTDEARLEGRASGIEPGAAVSAVGIALRVSLRAGLVARGRATIAWPPLPDAGRDVLERLHEAVRQRIALALEMLEARDTAAPPGTRAFDAACARARELDRRMRPDVERALADAVAYLDAARTRELADWSAEALAQLFAEVEHFRRIIELLPRLDTALAELLVPETQRGTDDATSGALVPDGLTRP; encoded by the coding sequence GTGAGCGAGCCGGCGGCGCGGCGCCCCTCCCTGCTGACCTTCCTGCGCGCGGAGCTGCCGCCGGATCCCGAGCGCTGGCGCGAGGCGCTGGTGGTCGGGCTCGCGTGCACGGTCGCGCTCGGCGCGTCGGCGACGCTGCAGCTCATGAGCTTCGCCGCGCCGGTGTTCGCGCTGCTCGCGCTGCAGCGCTCGACGGTCTGCACCTGGAGCAACTTCGTGCGCCGCGCCGCGCTGTGCATCGTCGCGGGGGTCGTCGCGATCTCGATCGGCGGTCTGCTGGTGCAGATTCCGTGGCTCCTGCTGCCGATCTTCTTCCTCGCGATCGCGCTGCTCACCTACGGCGTGCCGATGACGCGTCAGCCGCTGGAGGCGGCGTCGATCGCGTTTCCGCTCATCGGAGCCTGCTTCACCGGCACGTACGACCCCGCATCGATCACGACCTCCACCGGGACGCTCGTCTGCGCGGAGCTGATCGGGGTCTTCGTCGCGACCGCGTTCGCGCAGGCGTCGCGCCAGCTCAGCGCGCGCAGGCGCCTCGGCGCGTCGCTCGCCGCGAGCTACGAGCGCTCGCGCGCGCGGCTCGCGCAGAGCCTCGAGCGCTACCTCGCGGCGGCGCCGCCGCCGACCGGCGAGGCGCAGGTCGACTCGGCGTTCGGCATGCACGTGCAGCTCCTCGACCTCGCGCGTCAGGAAGGCTTGAGCGCCGCGACCGACCGCCTCTTCGCAACGCTGACCACCGCGGCCGAGCGCGTCGCGACCTACGTCGGCGCGGTCGACACGCTGTCGCGCGAGGACGTCGGGCGACGCTGCCGCGCGCTCCTCGAGCCGGAGCTGAGGCCGCTCGCCGCGGCGATCGACGCGGCGCTCGTGCGCTTCATCGCCGCCGCCCACCACATGAGCGAGCACGACGCGATCGACGAGCGCGCGGCGGCGGTGCCGTGGCCCGACCTCGACGGGCTCGTCGCGACGCTGCGCGCGCGCCAGCTCGAGCTGCGCCGCGAGGGCGCGTTCGCCGGCGTCGACGTCGCGGAAGGGATGAACGTCAACGCGGTCGTGCAGTCGCTCGTGCAGCTCGCCGACGTCCTGCACACGCCACCCGGCGAGCTGCATCGCTTCGCGGTCGAGGAGCAGATCGAGGAGCCGCCGACGTGGCCGTGGAGCCTGCTGCCGATCGACCGCTTCGCGCTGCGCTTCGCCTTGCAGGTCGCGCTCGGCGCGACGATCGCGTTCGTGGTCGGCGTCGCCTCGCACGTCCCCGAGCTCTCGACGCTGCTCTGGAACCCCGTGCTGGTCGCGCAGTCGAGCTACGGCGCGACGATCCGCAAGGCGTGGCTGCGCCTGCTCGGCGTCATCGTCGGCGGCGCGCTCGCGATCGTGACGATCGTCGCGGTGCTGGCGAACAGCAACGACGTCGCGGTCTGGCTCGCGATCGTGCTCCTCGTCACGACCTGCTTCCAGCACGCGGTGCTCGCGCGGCCGACGTACTGGTACGGGCCGCTGCAGGCGCTCGTCACCTACTTCTTCGTGCTGGTCGGCATCGGACCCGAGCTCCACGTCGAGGCGCCGCTGTGGCGCGCCTTCGGCACCTTCGTCGGCACGGCGATCCTGTTCACCGTCTTCCGCCTGATCGCGCCCGACTACGCGGGGCGCCAGCTCGTCGCGCGCCTCGCCGACCTGCTGCGGATGACGCTCGTCTACCTGCCGAAGCCCGGCGTGCCGCTCGCGCCGCTCGACGAGCTGATCGCTGCGCGCCTCGCGGTCGGCCGCCACGCCGACGACCTCCTGCGGCTCACCGACGAGGCGCGGCTCGAAGGGCGCGCGAGCGGCATCGAGCCCGGCGCGGCGGTCAGCGCGGTCGGCATCGCGCTGCGCGTGTCGCTGCGCGCGGGGCTCGTCGCGCGCGGCCGCGCCACGATCGCCTGGCCGCCGCTCCCCGACGCGGGACGCGATGTGCTCGAGCGGCTGCACGAGGCCGTGCGTCAGCGCATCGCGCTCGCGCTCGAGATGCTCGAGGCGCGCGACACCGCGGCACCGCCGGGGACGCGCGCCTTCGACGCCGCCTGCGCTCGCGCGCGCGAGCTCGACCGGCGCATGCGCCCCGACGTCGAGCGCGCGCTCGCGGACGCGGTCGCCTACCTCGACGCCGCGCGCACGCGCGAGCTCGCGGACTGGTCGGCGGAAGCGCTCGCCCAGCTCTTCGCCGAGGTCGAGCACTTCCGCCGCATCATCGAGCTGCTGCCGCGCCTCGACACGGCGCTCGCGGAGCTGCTCGTTCCAGAGACGCAGCGGGGCACGGACGACGCCACCTCCGGCGCGCTCGTGCCGGACGGCCTCACGCGTCCTTGA
- a CDS encoding chromate transporter — MRNELLRRPEAHEGPGGAEETRAAKAAATQGDGSLAAQAAPAPAVGECPSLWRLFRVFLVLGATSFGGGVVAYLRQALVVRERWLDDETFLSGLELAQTLPGLNATNMSVYVGERLRGVPGALVACLGMMLPGSVIVLLLGVLYAGHHHLPDVALVLGGVGAAAVGLTLATTLQIGRKQLVKPLDLSLIVLTFVVIGVLRVPLPIALLTIGPLGVWLYRPRRGAGAASEPGATSGGPGAADGTSGAAGAAGGTSGAGAASAPDESPR; from the coding sequence ATGAGGAATGAGCTGCTGCGCCGGCCCGAGGCGCACGAGGGTCCGGGCGGCGCCGAGGAGACCCGCGCCGCGAAGGCCGCGGCGACGCAGGGCGACGGCTCGCTCGCGGCGCAAGCGGCGCCCGCGCCGGCGGTCGGCGAGTGCCCCTCGCTGTGGCGGCTGTTCCGCGTCTTCCTGGTGCTCGGCGCGACCAGCTTCGGCGGCGGCGTCGTCGCCTACCTGCGTCAAGCACTGGTGGTGCGCGAGCGCTGGCTCGACGACGAGACCTTCCTCTCCGGGCTCGAGCTCGCGCAGACGCTTCCCGGTCTCAACGCGACCAACATGAGCGTCTACGTCGGCGAGCGTCTGCGCGGCGTGCCGGGCGCGCTGGTCGCCTGCCTCGGCATGATGCTGCCGGGCTCGGTGATCGTGCTGCTGCTCGGCGTGCTGTACGCGGGGCATCATCATCTGCCCGACGTCGCGCTGGTGCTGGGCGGCGTCGGCGCGGCGGCGGTCGGCTTGACGCTCGCGACCACGCTGCAGATCGGCCGCAAGCAGCTCGTGAAGCCGCTCGACCTGTCGCTGATCGTGCTGACCTTCGTCGTGATCGGCGTTCTGCGCGTGCCGCTGCCGATCGCGCTGCTGACGATCGGTCCGCTCGGCGTGTGGCTCTACCGGCCGCGCCGCGGCGCTGGCGCGGCGAGCGAGCCGGGCGCGACGAGCGGCGGCCCGGGCGCCGCGGACGGCACGAGTGGCGCGGCGGGCGCTGCGGGCGGCACGAGCGGCGCCGGCGCGGCGAGCGCACCCGACGAGAGCCCGCGATGA
- a CDS encoding chromate transporter — MTLLTILWVFGALSLMAVGGGTAVLPEMKALTVTSHHWLSAEQFGQIYSLGQLAPGPNMLMVSVIGYRVAGLPGALAALVGFFLPAGVVMFATGRVWDRFADSPWKVALQRGLAPLTIGLMLAGTWVLAKAVIAGPTTAVIAVVVTVILLVRHINPVFLILAGGVASWVVGG; from the coding sequence ATGACGCTGCTGACGATCCTCTGGGTGTTCGGCGCGCTGTCGCTGATGGCGGTCGGCGGCGGCACCGCGGTGCTGCCCGAGATGAAAGCGCTGACCGTGACCTCGCACCACTGGCTCAGCGCCGAGCAGTTCGGCCAGATCTACAGCCTCGGCCAGCTCGCGCCCGGGCCGAACATGCTGATGGTGTCGGTGATCGGCTACCGCGTCGCCGGCTTGCCGGGCGCGCTCGCGGCGCTCGTCGGCTTCTTCCTGCCCGCGGGGGTGGTGATGTTCGCCACCGGGCGTGTGTGGGATCGCTTCGCGGACTCGCCCTGGAAGGTCGCGCTGCAGCGCGGGCTCGCGCCGCTCACGATCGGCCTGATGCTCGCCGGCACCTGGGTGCTGGCGAAGGCGGTGATCGCGGGGCCGACCACGGCCGTGATCGCCGTCGTGGTGACCGTGATCCTGCTCGTGCGCCACATCAACCCGGTGTTCCTGATCCTCGCGGGCGGCGTCGCGAGCTGGGTCGTCGGGGGCTGA
- a CDS encoding LLM class F420-dependent oxidoreductase, with protein MKLGLMVGYWMFGPQDPTALAQEAERLGYDSVWTAEAYGSDAITPLAWIGARTSKIKLGTGILQISARTPACVAMTVMTLDHLTGGRVILGLGVSGPQVVEGWYGQPFPKPLGRTREFITLLRTMLRREGPVTFKGKHYQLPYEGGTGLGKPLKLITKPLRSHVPIYLGAEGPKNIALAAELCDGWLPLYYTPFRPEVYADPLATAKPGFEIACPVTINVHDDVKQALLPVKYMLAFYIGGMGAKEKNFHANLVRRMGYEEAADKIQELFFAGKRDEAAAAVPDEFADEISLVGPKERIRERLQVWKKSPVTTILAATSDINALRVLAEAAA; from the coding sequence ATGAAGCTCGGACTGATGGTCGGCTACTGGATGTTCGGACCGCAGGATCCCACGGCGCTCGCGCAGGAGGCGGAGCGGCTCGGCTACGACTCGGTGTGGACGGCCGAGGCCTACGGCTCGGACGCGATCACGCCGCTCGCCTGGATCGGCGCGCGCACCTCGAAGATCAAGCTCGGCACCGGCATCCTGCAGATCTCGGCGCGCACGCCGGCCTGCGTCGCGATGACCGTGATGACGCTCGACCATCTGACCGGCGGCCGGGTGATCCTCGGCCTCGGCGTGTCCGGGCCGCAGGTCGTCGAGGGCTGGTACGGGCAGCCGTTCCCGAAGCCGCTCGGGCGCACGCGCGAGTTCATCACACTGCTGCGCACGATGCTGCGCCGTGAAGGTCCGGTGACCTTCAAGGGCAAGCACTACCAGCTGCCGTACGAGGGCGGCACCGGGCTCGGCAAGCCGCTCAAGCTGATCACCAAGCCGCTGCGCAGCCACGTGCCGATCTACCTCGGCGCCGAGGGACCGAAGAACATCGCGCTCGCGGCCGAGCTCTGCGACGGCTGGCTGCCGCTCTACTACACGCCGTTCCGCCCCGAGGTGTACGCCGACCCGCTCGCCACCGCGAAGCCGGGCTTCGAGATCGCGTGCCCCGTCACCATCAACGTGCACGACGACGTCAAGCAAGCGCTGCTGCCCGTCAAGTACATGCTCGCGTTCTACATCGGCGGCATGGGCGCGAAGGAGAAGAACTTCCACGCCAACCTCGTGCGCCGCATGGGCTACGAGGAGGCGGCGGACAAGATCCAGGAGCTGTTCTTCGCCGGCAAGCGCGACGAGGCCGCCGCTGCGGTGCCCGACGAGTTCGCCGACGAGATCTCGCTGGTCGGCCCGAAGGAGCGCATCCGCGAGCGCCTGCAGGTGTGGAAGAAGAGTCCGGTGACGACGATCCTCGCCGCGACGTCGGACATCAACGCGCTGCGCGTGCTCGCCGAAGCGGCCGCCTGA